In Leishmania donovani BPK282A1 complete genome, chromosome 35, the following are encoded in one genomic region:
- a CDS encoding transporter-like protein — MTQRGGGTSVTTQSSAAPCEGSGDSHDHVEDTPLPWGQLFILCVVLLTESVCWSVLIPFVPSFIAYIKGWDIDSSGYASGFPVSLFMLGQVLSGKIWGAFSNKVGRKLAISIGVFCCAVCMFFVGLSGSLWMLCFWRFLHGLLAGCSIVAKTMISELTDTTNRAKGLALVSLTWGVGTLFGPAIGGFLYNPASSPKLAFLHVSPTSFMGRHPAFLPGAVVATYNLFAVVISVVFLRESNKSARPLREVLPHSVVKILGPVLRLVQPRLPCNKATEVTVIYADDHTEPNGAGPEKSPSAAARPVGTCGPEPHTHFGFKEAFLNPLLRRVCFISMLICTSDMMFTEIFPLWMAAESRNGGLQLSPYQMAILLLVNGAPTVLANIVFASVIKYSGGPIRFWIASQLIYAFFTAVVPTATAFGTTSRFWFTMAMGMLRKVVESWNFALIMLFVSLTAPQGKVAIMFGIQQSTGCVVRCAVPFIFAPLFAWSISAPRPFPFNHYLVFLLSVIPLAIGAYLAAFVYIPSDDGGDGVDVEEHGSSSDMEGDSGGERRSGADSGRGSVRSRYSFFGSVTGDVQERESLLYSSFATAAIATAINPISGVVQNTIFTLSEGSPLQRPGEHGAVTAGRSLHESEDSRENSSQEGDEVDDNAEYATLVDEMEVMQPLISDGMLEHEDVRVVQVNELLEDEELPPSVSPSA; from the coding sequence ATGACCCAGCGGGGGGGAGGCACTTCTGTCACAACGCAatcctcggcggcgccatgTGAGGGGTCAGGGGACAGTCATGATCATGTCGAGGACACACCGCTCCCATGGGGTCAGCTGTTTATTCTGTGCGTCGTCCTGCTTACGGAGAGCGTTTGCTGGAGTGTACTAATTCCGTTTGTGCCTTCCTTTATTGCGTATATTAAGGGCTGGGACATAGACAGCTCTGGCTATGCTTCAGGCTTTCCTGTCAGCCTCTTCATGCTCGGGCAAGTCCTGAGTGGCAAAATATGGGGAGCGTTCAGTAACAAGGTCGGCCGTAAACTAGCCATCAGCATTGGTGTGTTCTGTTGTGCTGTTTGCATGTTTTTTGTGGGACTCAGCGGCAGCTTGTGGATGTTGTGCTTCTGGCGCTTTTTGCATGGATTGTTGGCCGGCTGCTCGATCGTAGCCAAAACGATGATCAGTGAGTTGACGGATACGACGAACCGTGCAAAGGGCTTGGCGCTGGTCAGTCTCACGTGGGGTGTGGGAACGCTGTTCGGCCCAGCTATCGGTGGCTTTCTCTACAATCCCGCTTCGAGTCCAAAGCTTGCCTTCCTGCACGTATCTCCAACTAGCTTCATGGGCAGGCATCCCGCCTTTCTTCCCGGTGCTGTTGTGGCAACGTACAACTTGTTTGCCGTAGTAATCAGTGTTGTGTTCCTACGGGAGAGCAACAAGAGTGCTCGGCCTCTACGAGAAGTGCTGCCGCACTCTGTTGTAAAAATCCTTGGCCCCGTGCTGAGGTtggtgcagccgcggcttCCGTGCAACAAGGCCACCGAGGTGACAGTCATATACGCGGACGACCACACTGAGCCCAACGGAGCTGGACCCGAGAAGTCGCcgagcgcagctgcccgcCCGGTGGGTACCTGCGGTCCTGAACCGCATACCCACTTCGGCTTCAAGGAAGCCTTTCTGAACCCATTGCTGCGGCGTGTCTGCTTCATCTCGATGCTCATCTGCACATCCGACATGATGTTCACGGAGATTTTCCCGCTCTGGATGGCCGCAGAGTCTCGGAACGGCGGCCTGCAGCTGTCACCGTACCAGATGGCGATCCTGTTGTTGGTGAACGGCGCTCCTACAGTGCTCGCCAACATCGTCTTTGCTTCGGTGATCAAGTATTCGGGGGGGCCAATTCGGTTCTGGATTGCGTCTCAGCTCATATACGCCTTTTTCACAGCCGTGGTGCCGACTGCGACTGCGTTCGGCACGACAAGTAGGTTCTGGTTTACAATGGCGATGGGCATGCTGCGCAAGGTGGTGGAGAGCTGGAACTTTGCACTCATCATGCTGTTCGTGTCACTGACGGCACCGCAAGGCAAGGTGGCCATCATGTTTGGCATTCAGCAGTCTACAGGATGCGTGGTTCGTTGCGCCGTGCCTTTCATCTTTGCCCCGCTCTTCGCGTGGTCCATCTCGGCACCGCGCCCGTTTCCGTTCAACCACTACCTAGTGTTTCTCCTGAGCGTCATTCCCTTAGCGATTGGCGCCTACCTCGCAGCCTTCGTGTACATTCCGtccgacgacggcggcgacggagtAGACGTGGAGGAACACGGTAGCTCATCGGATATGGAGGGCGACAGTGGCGGTGAGCGGCGCTCCGGAGCCGACTCGGGACGGGGATCGGTGCGGTCACGCTACAGCTTCTTTGGCTCCGTCACTGGCGACGTCCAGGAACGCGAGTCTCTCCTTTACAGCTCCTTCGCCACTGCGGCCATCGCGACTGCTATAAACCCCATTTCTGGAGTAGTTCAGAACACCATCTTCACCCTCTCGGAAGGCTCTCCGCTACAAAGGCCCGGCGAGCATGGAGCTGTTACTGCAGGGCGGTCGCTTCACGAGAGCGAAGATTCCCGTGAGAACTCCAGCCAAGAGGGTGACGAAGTCGACGATAACGCCGAATACGCGACGTTGGTGGACGAGATGGAAGTGATGCAACCACTGATTTCAGATGGTATGCTCGAACATGAGGATGTCCGCGTTGTGCAGGTCAACGAACTGCTTGAGGACGAGGAACTCCCACCTTCCGTGTCGCCTTCTGCCTAA